CGGCTTCGGCTACGGTCTCAGCTACACCACGTTCTCGTATGCAAATGTGCATGCCTCGACAAAGCACCTCGCAGCTGGCCAGCCGCTCGTCGTCGAAGCGGATGTCACCAACAGCGGCAAACTTGCCGGAGATGAAGTCGCTCAGCTCTACCTGCTGCCTCCGGACACAGGCAACAGCGGTCTCTCACCGCTACGCCAGCTCGAAGGCTTCGAGCGCGTGCATCTGAAGCCGGGCGAAACCAGGCACCTGCGTTTCACCCTCCATGCACGGGAGCTCTCCGAAGTGGATGCGCATGGCGCACGTTCGGTACAGGCTGGCGCATATCAAATCTATGTTGGCGGCTCGCAGCCGTCCTCCAGCTCACTCCATACGCAGTATGCAAACTTCAACATCGAAGGTAGTGCGGATGTCGCACACTGACACGTCGCACAGGAAAGCAGAACGTATGATGCATCTCCGATCCCTGCACGCTCTCGTTGTACTCGCCGCGCTGGCTGCGCCGTGCACGATGCACGGCCAGTCCGATTCTTCGTGGGTTGCATCGTGGGCCAGCGCGCAGCAGGTCCCCGAGCCTGCCAATGCGTTGCCTGCCACGGACCTCACCGACGCCACCCTGCGCCAGATCGTCCATCTCTCGCTCGGCGGCAGCGCCGTCCGCGTGCGTCTCTCCAATGCCTTCGGCACAACGGATCTTCATCTTGGCGGCGTTCATCTGGCGCGCGCCGTTTCACCTGCGTCATCCGCCATCGACACGCGCACGGATCGCACTCTCACCTTCCACGGAGCGCAGGATGTCATCATCCCCGCCGGCGCCGACTACTGGTCTGACCCGGTATCGCTGCCCATCTCCGCAGGCACAGACATCGCCATCACGCTGCATCTCGATACCGCTCCAGCAACCGAGACCTCGCACCCCGGCTCACGCGCCACCAGCTATCTCGCGCACGGAATGCACCTGGCTGACGGCGAGCTTTCAACACCAAAGACCTTCGAGCACTGGTTCTTTCTGAGCGGCATCGATGTAGCCGCATCTTCACAGGATGCGGCGATTGTCGCACTCGGCGATTCGATCACTGACGGCCATGGCGCAACGACAAATGGCAACGACCGCTGGCCCGATGACCTCGCCCAGCGGCTTGCACAAGCCACCAGCCATCGCAGTGTCGTCAATGTCGGAATTGGCGGCAACCATGTGCTCACCGACGGCCTGGGGCCGAATGCGCTGGCGCGCTTCAATCGAGATGTTCTGGCACAGAGTCGCGTGCGCGTTCTGATCCTGCTCGAGGGCGTCAATGACCTCGGCGCACTCGCACGGCAGACTCCTCCGGCCAGCGGCGAGGAGCATGCCGCGCTGCTGCAACGGCTCGAAGCCGGTTATCAGCAGATGATCGATCGGGCTCACGCGCAGGGCCTCTTCGTCATCGGAGGAACGATTCTTCCCTACACCGGCTCGGATTACTATCACCCCGCCGTGGCCGACGAAGCGGCACGGCAGGAGCTCAACGCGTGGATCCGCCAGCCTGGGCACTTCGACGCCGTGGTGGACTTCGACTCCGTAACGCGCGATCCCCAGAGGCCGGATCGTCTTCTCCCCGCCTATGATTCCGGCGATCACCTGCACCCATCACCTGCAGGATACCGGGCCATGGCCGCAGCAATCCCGCTTGCATTGCTGCAGCATTAACCCTCGAACTTAGTGGTAGCGATAAAGCCGCACCCGGTAAATACGTCCATCGGAGATATCCTGCGGATAAATACGCAGTTGCTGCCCCTGTCCGCTTTCATCTCCGTTGAGACGCCGCCGTACAACCCACTGGCCATGCTCGTAAAGCTCTTCGTCGATGCTCTCGATGCCGACGATCGGCGCACCCGGCCGATCGGAACTAAAAACAACCTGCGCATCTCCGGCTCCGGCAACGAGAAATGTATCCGGCCCCTGCTGAAGAAAGAGCACGCCAATCCGCGATCCCTGCTCGTTCCCCGTGCGGCGGATTTCTGCCGTGTACTCCCCGATCCGCACACGAGCCGCACGCTGCGCATCGCCTTCCACCAGAGCTGCGGTCGCGGAGCCACGACGCTGCGCATCGAGAATGAGCGGGCTCAAAGCTGAAAGTTCTGCATACACAGAAGCGATTGCCGTGGTATCAGGCCGCTCGCCCGGCCGTGTAATACCAACCAGATCGAGCGGCGCATTACCCTGATCGTCGATTCCAAAGGCCGAGAAGCCCACGGCGGAGAGGCGCCCGAATGCATAAAGCGCATTAGCTGCGCCAACTATGCCGGGCTGCGCTTCCGGAATGAAGAGAGCATTGCCGGGCCGCGCATAGGCACCGGCCCAGTAAGCAAATTCGTTGAAGTAAATATCCGGAGAAAGAAAGTCGAGCGCAGGCGCTGCAGCACGCCATACGTCCATGGAATGTGGCAGCGGGCCGCCGCTGTTGTACTGGCCCGGCTCATAATTCGGACGGATAAGCGCTGCGTTGGCATACATCGGCAGCGAATAGGCCCGCTTGCCTGCGACAGCAATCTGCTCGAGGTACGAGGCATACTGCCAGGCCATAAAGAGATCATCCGTAAGTGAAGATAGCCCGAAGACCTGCTGCCAGCTCCCGCTGGTGCGTGCACCCGCAGCCTCCCATGCCGTGCGCAGTTCGGGCTGCAGCGAAGATCGGTGTTGCTCGAGGTAGCGTGTCAGCGTCGCAGGCACATCTCCGCGAAAGGCCGCCTCTGCCGCAGGAGAATGATCCCGTGATTCCGGGATCACACCGACTTCGTTCTCCACCTGGACCATCAGCACTGTATGCTCATCTCCATCTGCCTCACGGAGATGCTGCATAAGAGCGGAAAAAGCTTTGCTGTCTGCCGCGCGCACGGCATCGCTGAAAGGCGACAATCGCTCGGTGCCGCGGCCATCGCTCAACAGCACCCGCGGAAAACGCTGTTCGTCGCGCTTCACCCATCCCGGCGCATAACTGGAGAAGGTATTCTTCCACGCACCGAACCAGAGCAGCACCAGCCGCAGATGATGCGCACGCGCACCTTCCAGCAGCCCATCCAGAACATGAAAGTCGAAGTGCCCCTCTTCCGGCTCAATCGTCTCCCAAGCTACAGGGGTCAGCAGCGTATTCAGATGCATCGACTCCATGCGAGGCCATACGTCCTGCATGTACGCAAGACTGGAGGAGCTGGAGTTGTGCAGCTCTCCACCGAGAATCAGGTATGGGTTTCCATCGACGATCAACTGGGTCGCGGCCCCGCGCTGTTCCAGATGCGGCAGGTCCTCATGAGAGGCGCCGGACGAACGCCCATGCTGCGCCTCAGCCACGGACGCGAGAGACAACAACGACAAGACGCATGCAAGGCAGACAGAAAGCTTCTTCCGGTTCACACGGTTCTCCGAATACAAAGTATTCAAAAGATGAAATGGCGGAGAGGCAATCCTGATCCTCTCCGCCGGTCTTCTTACTTAGGTTAAAGCTAGAAGTTGATACGGCCACTCAGACGCATCGTCCGGTTGACGTTTGACGTCGTCACCACACCGAAGCTGCTCCCCGAATTGATGGTGGTTGTGGGGTTAGCGAACTGCGGCGTATTGGTAACGTCGAAGGCTTCTGCCTGCAGGTCGAAGGCGACGTTTCCCCGGATCGGGAAACTGCGCTTCAGGCCGGCATCGAGGTTGAAGATACCGGGACCACGCACACTGTCTCGGCCGGAATCACCAAAGCGCGGCGCCGTCGAGTTGCTGGAAGAAACCGAGACATACGCAGCCGGATTCAGATACTGATAGCCGTTTGTCGTCGTCGAAAGATGCTTTCTGCCACTGAATACGGGATCGACACCGGCTACCTGATCTGCGAGTTGCGTATTGCCGGGAGCATTGAGGTAGCTTCCTGAATCGGTAATGCTCATAGGCGTGCCGCTCACACGGCTGAGAACCGTGCTCAGACGCCAGTTCCCAAGCACGTAGCCGAGAGCCCCATGCGAGAGATAGGTCTGCCCCTTTCCAAAAGGAAGGTTATAAACCGTCCACCACTGGAAGTTATGCTTGCGGTCGTAGCTGGCAAGTGCCCAGTTCCGGTTCCAGTATGTGGGATAGGCAAAGATGAGACCATTCGCTTCGCTGTTATCGGCTGCATCCATCGACTTGGAGTAGGTGTAGACCACACCGGTCGATGCATGCCTGGTTTCCATGCGGGTCAGCTGCAATTGAAGGCCGTTATAGACAGACCCCTGGAAAGGCTGCAGGCTGTTGATGTCGGTATTGTTCGTATTCGCGCCGTA
The Silvibacterium dinghuense DNA segment above includes these coding regions:
- a CDS encoding SGNH/GDSL hydrolase family protein, encoding MMHLRSLHALVVLAALAAPCTMHGQSDSSWVASWASAQQVPEPANALPATDLTDATLRQIVHLSLGGSAVRVRLSNAFGTTDLHLGGVHLARAVSPASSAIDTRTDRTLTFHGAQDVIIPAGADYWSDPVSLPISAGTDIAITLHLDTAPATETSHPGSRATSYLAHGMHLADGELSTPKTFEHWFFLSGIDVAASSQDAAIVALGDSITDGHGATTNGNDRWPDDLAQRLAQATSHRSVVNVGIGGNHVLTDGLGPNALARFNRDVLAQSRVRVLILLEGVNDLGALARQTPPASGEEHAALLQRLEAGYQQMIDRAHAQGLFVIGGTILPYTGSDYYHPAVADEAARQELNAWIRQPGHFDAVVDFDSVTRDPQRPDRLLPAYDSGDHLHPSPAGYRAMAAAIPLALLQH
- a CDS encoding DUF5597 domain-containing protein → MNRKKLSVCLACVLSLLSLASVAEAQHGRSSGASHEDLPHLEQRGAATQLIVDGNPYLILGGELHNSSSSSLAYMQDVWPRMESMHLNTLLTPVAWETIEPEEGHFDFHVLDGLLEGARAHHLRLVLLWFGAWKNTFSSYAPGWVKRDEQRFPRVLLSDGRGTERLSPFSDAVRAADSKAFSALMQHLREADGDEHTVLMVQVENEVGVIPESRDHSPAAEAAFRGDVPATLTRYLEQHRSSLQPELRTAWEAAGARTSGSWQQVFGLSSLTDDLFMAWQYASYLEQIAVAGKRAYSLPMYANAALIRPNYEPGQYNSGGPLPHSMDVWRAAAPALDFLSPDIYFNEFAYWAGAYARPGNALFIPEAQPGIVGAANALYAFGRLSAVGFSAFGIDDQGNAPLDLVGITRPGERPDTTAIASVYAELSALSPLILDAQRRGSATAALVEGDAQRAARVRIGEYTAEIRRTGNEQGSRIGVLFLQQGPDTFLVAGAGDAQVVFSSDRPGAPIVGIESIDEELYEHGQWVVRRRLNGDESGQGQQLRIYPQDISDGRIYRVRLYRYH